The genomic interval CCAAGACGCGCTCGCAGGTGAGTAACCATCTTAATGGTGAAAATGTCCAATTGGACCTCTAGACGTAGCACTTGTTTGAATTCCTCGACGGCCAATGATGGTGAAAGCTAGATGGAGATAGTTTCTATTGGATATATTGTACTTTATATTGCTTTGGAAAGTTTGCACTGAAATTGCCGTCAATTTCAAATTgacttgagctttttttttctttccaggaAGAAAAGAATtttcatcaaatccatttttgtcAGGTAACCATTTCAAATGTAAATCCATTTTTCAGGGGAtggtttcaaaagaaaatacatttttttcagatgaccatttcaaaagaaaatgcatttttttcagatgaccatttcaaaagaaaatgcattttttcaggtgaccatgtagaaaaaaatcgatgacccttgtgtgtgtgttgtctttTGGTTTCAATTTGCTATGTTTTGGGCCAAATCCGAATCCACCTTTGATGCACCTCCCTTTCCGGTTAAAAAAGAGATCGATTCTTTGTGAAATGTGAAAATGTCGACGTTCCGTCCGTTGGAAACGAATGGTTGTTTTGGTGGGAAGAGGCCCCGTTTTTGCCTCAGCGTCAACGCTTGGGGGGACCAAATGGGAAGAGCTCAATACTCTGCCGGCCCCCCCCCCGCTTGAAAACAAACGTTTGTCCCGCTTCCAACCAACGGGGTGGCCATCTCTCTccgtccgtcaatggcagggaaaggCTCGACCCCGCCCGGCGTGTAGGATGCGCTCCGGTTCCGGCGTGGTGCCGTACCGCCGCTGGCTGTTGTGCCTGCTGTGCCTGTCGTGCCTGCAAGGCCTGTCGTCGGCGCTGCTCCGACCGCGGATGGACGCCGACCCGCCGGGCGTCTTTCTGTCACAATTAGGTGCGACCTTTGGCACGACTATTTTCTGGTGGGGTTCAACTCTGTCCTCACTCCAGTCATTTTACCTggctctttttttggggggggggggggacgcaACCACAGCGAGGAGCCGCGCCCGGGAGAAGAGGCCCGAGCCCGCCCCCGGAGGACAGGCGCGTATATACGGGAGActcggcggcgacggcggcggcggcttccCCATGGAGGGCGATTCTTTGGAGCAGCTGGTGAGAACTCTCTTCTCTTCCTTTTTCGATGTAATGATGATGAATCTTATGAAGActtcttttgggggggggaaaaaactccaGTTAGAATGTGTTGCGTTTGAATTCCTCTTCAAAGGCCGATTTTTACTATGGGCACGCTAACCCCCCTGACTAATACCACACATGACCACTTGAAGTTAGTGGCGCAGCCCGTCTAAAGGAGGCATGCTTCTCTCTAGCGTCAGGAAAGCGTCACCGCAACTCGTCTAAAATGGGCTCATCAAAAGTTCGTATTTTTTCCTCCGACTGGAACACATTTCTCATGATGACGTAGTTGAGGGTTTCACATCACAGAAGGCCAGAAAAGTGACGTTTTCCGTTCATTCCACGCGTAAGTGTCGAAACGTGTATTTCTAATAAACGGAATCCTATCCATAATGTCATCCGCCCAGGGTGCCAAATGAGCCAGGCGTTTCTGTGATTTGAATCTGGCTCATTTCCTTTCAATCTACCAGTCATTttccaggtcatttcctgttggtcTTGCTTTGGAGCAgcggtcgggaacctttttgaaagagagagccataaataattcttattttctaatgttattgctaaagagccattctcaaaatgtaaaagtaaaaatgtatgaaaatgtgcgattattattattatttttttgtcatttcaccactttttaatcacaaaaagtctctgaaatcTTTTGACAAAATTTTTATCCTGTTGCTAAtgaatcagtatcaatgagatgatacatgcagaagagtcatgaataactaaattatgattaaagtggtgctagagctAGTCTCAACGCCACCGTGTCGATGTgacactcctattggtgcgttcgggactctgctctctcactagtgatgaacatatttgacctcacaggttagtggagcgccatacgcacccatggaaagagccacatatggctcccgagccgtaggttccctacccctgctttggAGGCAGCATTTGTAGGCcctccttttgttttgttttgggtggCTCAACTGGGAATTGGCCCCAACTCACCAGGAGCCGGcctgaaatgcccccaaatcagtaGGAAATCATCTGATCTGAAGTCAACAGGCCGTGGTGCCAAATGGCAACAGGAAGTAAGCCAAGATGAACAGGAAGTGTGGACTTTGGCCAGCGTTCGCGTTGCTCCCAACGACCCCAAGCTCTATTTCTgagaaggttttttttgtgtgtgtgtttaggagCCGTCGTCCGGTGAGGCGTCGCGGTGGTCGCGCTCGCCGCGCCGCTGCGTCCGTCGCCAGCAGTCGTGCTCGGCCTTGCCCTGCTGCGACGCTTGCGACACTTGCTACTGCCGCTTCTTCACCGCCATCTGCTACTGCCGACGCATCGGCCACGTTTGCCCGCTGCCGCGTACCTGAAGCCAGCGCCCTCTTCCTCCTTTTGCTCCTCCCTTCTCCTCTTTTACGTCTTTTTCTTCGTCATTGTCGTCTGGCATCCTCACTCTGCTGCTAATAAATGAAGTCACCCGTTGGTTTGTCTTGCTTTTAGTGCTTTGCCTCTCAAAATGGATCTTTGCCAATCCACGACTATTTGGAGACTTGAAACTCCTGATGGTGATGAAAAGTTTGGAGAGATCAAGATGATCCAAAGCCTCTttacaaaagctttttttcgCTCACCAGAGATGTCAATGCATTTCAAGTCCGAGTTTGACGTTAAAAAATGAATCGGAAGTGACTCAAATTGGGAGTAAAGCATCCCTTGGGGATTTTCTAGTGGAGTTTGGGTTAGTCGCGTTTTTGATGCACCGCGCATGCGCCCAGAGACAAAAAccaccccctc from Stigmatopora argus isolate UIUO_Sarg chromosome 2, RoL_Sarg_1.0, whole genome shotgun sequence carries:
- the LOC144067823 gene encoding uncharacterized protein LOC144067823, translated to MRSGSGVVPYRRWLLCLLCLSCLQGLSSALLRPRMDADPPGVFLSQLARSRAREKRPEPAPGGQARIYGRLGGDGGGGFPMEGDSLEQLEPSSGEASRWSRSPRRCVRRQQSCSALPCCDACDTCYCRFFTAICYCRRIGHVCPLPRT